The following coding sequences lie in one Anoplolepis gracilipes chromosome 4, ASM4749672v1, whole genome shotgun sequence genomic window:
- the LOC140664766 gene encoding uncharacterized protein: MVKYCCICKIKQRMIPDISFHKISNNPELKAKWVINIGRELNNYNSVCSRHFKEKDFSYKVYGENIKRFLISTAVPSCLIQCKKSLQVTIETQKSINQKPDSPLNSTNNSESEQILANITNTHSNNISNIDSNSIFTEYDDCAQASISHDNEKADISVTEQNVSRIISDDSNISLDLHCADYIQEEVQH, encoded by the exons ATGGTTAAATATTGCTGTATCTGTAAAATCAAACAAAGAATGATTCCGGATATTTCTTTCCATAA AATTTCTAATAACCCAGAACTGAAGGCAAAATGGGTTATAAATATTGGCCGAGAgcttaataattacaattcaGTTTGCAGTAGACATTTCAAGGAAAAggatttttcttataaagttTATGGAGAGAACATAAAACGATTTTTGATATCTACAGCTGTTCCATCTTGCTTAATTCAGtg TAAAAAATCCTTGCAAGTTACCATTGAAACTCAAAAGTCGATTAATCAAAAACCAGATTCACCATTAAATAGTACCAATAATTCAGAATCAGAACAAATCTTggcaaatattacaaatacacACAGTAACAACATCAGCAACATTGATAGCAACAGTATATTTACTGAATa tGATGACTGTGCTCAAGCATCCATTTCCCATGATAATGAGAAAGCAGACATATCAGTTACTGAACAAAATGTTTCACGTATAATATCTGATGATTCTAATATATCTCTTGATTTGCACTGTGCTGATTACATTCAAGAAGAAGTACAACATTAA